Proteins co-encoded in one Gracilimonas sp. genomic window:
- the nuoF gene encoding NADH-quinone oxidoreductase subunit NuoF has product MASDWKSFEPVLIPDIPNLEKIEVYEKNGGYESLKNVVTSSDWTPEGVVNEVKAANIRGRGGAGFNAGLKWSFMPKPDGGPRYLACNGDESEPGTFKDRKIFEYNPHLFIEGALIAAYAMQITTIYVYVRGEYISWVNMMEKALQDARDKGYIGKNLFGTDYSVEFEITYGAGAYICGEETSMLESLEGKRGYPRVKPPFPAQKGLWGRPTTINNIETLANVPLVIKNGADWFKGIGAESHPGPVLYGISGHVNRPGVYELPTGVPVMDLINDVAQGIRGGKKLKALIPGGSSTPVLRADQLENTSMDSDSLREAGSMMGTAGMIVMDEDTDMVDALWRISHFYHHESCGQCTPCREGTGWAEKILLKIKNGDGEIRDLDLLLDLTTQMEGRTICALADAAAWPIRHTINRFRDEFEARCKKSVHAVA; this is encoded by the coding sequence ATGGCCTCAGACTGGAAATCATTTGAACCCGTTCTTATTCCCGACATCCCAAATCTTGAAAAGATTGAGGTGTATGAGAAGAATGGCGGGTATGAATCTCTTAAGAATGTAGTTACAAGTAGCGACTGGACGCCTGAAGGGGTCGTAAATGAAGTGAAAGCTGCCAATATTCGAGGTCGTGGCGGTGCCGGATTTAATGCCGGCTTGAAATGGTCGTTTATGCCCAAACCTGATGGGGGGCCTCGTTACCTTGCCTGCAATGGTGATGAATCTGAACCCGGGACTTTTAAAGACCGTAAGATTTTTGAATATAATCCCCACCTATTTATTGAGGGGGCGCTGATTGCCGCTTATGCTATGCAAATCACCACCATATATGTGTATGTGCGTGGAGAATATATTTCATGGGTTAACATGATGGAGAAAGCCCTTCAGGATGCCCGGGACAAAGGATATATCGGAAAGAACTTATTTGGAACCGATTATAGTGTTGAATTTGAAATAACCTACGGTGCCGGAGCTTACATTTGCGGCGAAGAAACTTCTATGCTTGAATCGCTGGAAGGAAAGCGAGGATATCCTCGTGTTAAGCCTCCCTTCCCTGCTCAAAAAGGACTTTGGGGGCGCCCAACAACCATTAACAATATCGAAACCCTGGCGAATGTACCGCTGGTAATCAAGAACGGTGCGGACTGGTTTAAAGGCATTGGTGCTGAAAGTCATCCTGGACCGGTTTTATACGGAATTTCAGGTCATGTAAATCGCCCCGGAGTGTATGAATTGCCGACAGGTGTTCCTGTAATGGATTTAATTAATGATGTGGCTCAGGGAATTCGAGGCGGAAAGAAATTAAAAGCTCTGATTCCGGGCGGTTCTTCTACACCGGTTTTAAGAGCAGACCAGCTGGAAAATACTTCTATGGATTCCGATTCACTCCGTGAAGCCGGATCTATGATGGGAACAGCAGGCATGATTGTAATGGATGAAGACACAGACATGGTAGATGCTCTTTGGAGAATTTCCCATTTCTATCACCATGAATCATGTGGACAATGTACTCCGTGCCGTGAAGGAACCGGTTGGGCTGAAAAGATTTTGTTGAAAATTAAGAACGGCGATGGTGAAATCAGAGATCTAGATCTATTACTGGATTTAACTACTCAGATGGAAGGACGAACTATTTGTGCCCTGGCTGATGCAGCCGCATGGCCCATTCGCCACACTATTAACCGCTTTAGAGATGAATTCGAAGCTCGCTGTAAGAAATCAGTTCACGCAGTAGCCTAA
- the nuoH gene encoding NADH-quinone oxidoreductase subunit NuoH, producing the protein MSTGGIDILGLFIPTWVAVLSLGIFTWLNSAALLVYAERRIAGLIQNRVGPNRVGPAGLLQPVADVVKLLLKEDVTPSQGYKVIHHIAPVIPVFTAFMTVSVIPFGENLYVTDINAGVLFILAIASLGVYGVTLAGWSSNSKYSLLGGLRAAAQMISYELPMGMALASVVLVAGSLSMVEIAASQEHLWNVFINPIGAIIFIIAAFAEANRTPFDLVEAEQELVGGFHTEYSGMRFGMFFLAEYMHVFIGSVLITTFFFGSYHLPFAGYWLPEMSALAKGVLDVSVFMAKVVFWCFVFIWVRWTIPRFKYNQVMKLGWARLLPLSILNFMLIAAGMYAYTHWF; encoded by the coding sequence ATGAGTACAGGTGGAATTGATATTTTAGGACTTTTTATCCCTACCTGGGTTGCCGTTCTTAGCTTAGGTATTTTTACCTGGCTTAATTCAGCAGCTCTTTTGGTGTATGCTGAACGTCGTATTGCCGGGTTAATTCAGAATCGTGTGGGACCAAACCGTGTAGGTCCTGCAGGTTTGCTACAGCCCGTTGCAGATGTTGTAAAGCTTCTGCTTAAAGAAGACGTTACTCCGTCTCAAGGCTATAAAGTTATTCACCACATTGCCCCGGTTATACCGGTTTTTACCGCTTTTATGACGGTATCGGTAATTCCTTTTGGAGAAAACCTTTATGTCACTGATATCAATGCTGGTGTTCTTTTTATTTTAGCTATTGCCTCACTGGGTGTATATGGTGTTACTTTAGCCGGGTGGTCCTCTAACAGTAAATACTCCCTTCTTGGTGGACTCAGAGCTGCTGCTCAGATGATCAGTTACGAACTTCCTATGGGTATGGCCTTGGCTTCCGTGGTTTTAGTAGCCGGGTCCCTGAGTATGGTAGAAATCGCTGCTTCACAGGAGCATTTGTGGAATGTGTTTATAAATCCGATTGGTGCCATCATCTTTATAATTGCTGCATTTGCAGAGGCTAACCGAACTCCGTTTGATTTGGTTGAGGCTGAGCAGGAACTTGTGGGTGGTTTCCATACCGAATACAGTGGTATGCGTTTCGGAATGTTTTTCCTTGCCGAGTACATGCACGTATTCATTGGTAGTGTACTTATTACCACCTTCTTTTTTGGAAGTTACCACCTGCCATTTGCAGGATACTGGCTGCCCGAAATGAGCGCATTAGCGAAAGGCGTTCTGGACGTTTCCGTATTCATGGCTAAAGTAGTGTTCTGGTGCTTCGTATTCATTTGGGTACGCTGGACCATCCCGCGATTCAAGTACAATCAGGTTATGAAGCTTGGCTGGGCCCGACTACTTCCGCTGAGTATCCTTAATTTCATGCTGATTGCAGCCGGTATGTACGCATATACGCACTGGTTCTAA
- a CDS encoding 2Fe-2S iron-sulfur cluster-binding protein, which produces MPEIFIDGQRYEFEEGTDKGLLQFILDNGKEVPFFCYHPSMSAPANCRQCYVKVGTPVKNQETGEYELDENGDREIRWFPKMQTSCTMQMQDGMVVETQETSEEVARAQKDTMELILVNHPLDCPICDQAGECPLQIQTYKYGPEGSRFEVKKVHKPKRVELGPRVTLDAERCINCTRCVRFTEEISETHQLTITSRGDKNYPITAPGREFDDPYSMNTIDICPVGALTSTDFRFKARVWEMNQTPSIDVTNGKGTNIDIWTRDNLVLRITPRFNGEVNDHWMADEGREVYRRFNENRISRPALKLDGDNQSKTSWNNAIETFAETLEAGKPEDVIVIGSAHASVEENYALMKVFNLWGVNNFKFAPHIIEGAGDDFLLTDDQAPNTSGVKLIGYEESNDLKADVNDAKIVIMLSDELIDREVLSAEDLKGKFSILLSTNECDTSKSADLVIPVTCIAEHAASYVNVDGRIQRSFPAKETKYTHRSLDLEMSQGRLDRYGTNFDNWVTEDNKVDCAPAWEIMNRLADRLGLDVEFGASREIMDEIASSNPSFENISYERMDNEMGVNLNPSNKKEATA; this is translated from the coding sequence ATGCCAGAAATATTTATAGACGGACAACGATACGAATTTGAAGAAGGTACTGATAAAGGTCTGCTTCAGTTCATTTTAGATAATGGCAAAGAAGTCCCCTTCTTTTGCTACCACCCTTCTATGAGCGCACCGGCAAACTGCCGGCAGTGTTACGTGAAAGTGGGTACTCCTGTGAAAAACCAGGAAACCGGCGAGTATGAACTGGATGAGAACGGGGACCGAGAAATCAGATGGTTTCCAAAGATGCAGACTTCCTGCACCATGCAGATGCAAGATGGTATGGTTGTTGAAACACAGGAAACAAGCGAAGAAGTAGCCCGGGCTCAGAAAGATACTATGGAACTGATCCTGGTAAATCATCCTCTTGACTGTCCTATTTGTGATCAGGCCGGTGAATGTCCGCTGCAAATTCAAACCTACAAATACGGTCCGGAAGGCAGCCGTTTTGAAGTTAAGAAAGTACATAAGCCTAAGCGTGTTGAGCTTGGCCCAAGAGTTACCCTCGATGCTGAACGATGCATTAACTGTACGCGATGTGTTCGGTTTACGGAAGAAATCAGTGAAACACATCAACTCACCATTACTTCCCGTGGCGATAAAAATTATCCGATTACGGCGCCCGGACGTGAGTTTGACGATCCCTATTCAATGAATACCATTGATATTTGTCCGGTTGGAGCACTAACCTCAACCGATTTCCGGTTTAAGGCACGTGTTTGGGAAATGAACCAGACCCCAAGTATTGATGTGACCAATGGTAAGGGAACCAACATAGATATCTGGACGCGTGATAACCTCGTGCTCCGAATCACGCCAAGATTTAATGGTGAAGTTAACGACCACTGGATGGCTGATGAAGGCCGGGAAGTTTACCGAAGATTTAACGAGAACCGTATCTCCCGCCCTGCCCTTAAGCTGGACGGAGACAACCAGTCAAAAACTTCCTGGAACAATGCTATTGAGACCTTTGCTGAAACGCTGGAAGCCGGAAAGCCGGAAGATGTTATAGTGATCGGAAGTGCTCATGCCTCTGTAGAAGAGAATTACGCGCTGATGAAAGTGTTTAATCTTTGGGGCGTTAATAACTTTAAGTTTGCTCCTCATATCATTGAAGGTGCAGGTGATGATTTCTTGCTCACCGACGATCAGGCTCCTAACACAAGTGGTGTGAAGCTGATTGGTTATGAAGAAAGCAACGACCTGAAAGCTGACGTAAATGACGCTAAGATCGTTATTATGCTTTCGGATGAACTTATTGATCGCGAAGTGCTTTCTGCTGAAGATCTGAAAGGTAAATTCAGCATACTTCTTTCAACCAATGAATGCGATACCAGTAAATCAGCTGATCTTGTGATTCCGGTTACTTGTATTGCTGAGCATGCAGCCAGCTACGTAAATGTAGATGGGCGAATTCAGCGCTCCTTCCCTGCCAAAGAAACCAAGTACACACACCGAAGCCTGGATCTGGAAATGTCACAAGGCCGACTGGATCGCTACGGAACCAATTTTGATAACTGGGTTACCGAAGACAATAAAGTTGATTGTGCTCCCGCCTGGGAAATCATGAACCGATTGGCCGATCGATTGGGATTAGATGTTGAATTCGGTGCATCTCGTGAAATTATGGATGAAATTGCATCTTCAAACCCATCCTTCGAGAACATTAGCTACGAGCGAATGGATAATGAAATGGGCGTGAACCTTAACCCTTCAAACAAAAAAGAGGCAACTGCATAA
- a CDS encoding outer membrane beta-barrel protein, with the protein MNFSKVCTILFGIILGLSFSAQAQSIPETGSFGIRANLTGQNSIEMPYMLNESLSLAPYIGFSTTQDQSTNVSIGIRPRYYASTSNALSTYFTGTLGFTNTSFSNTNNSVTDFNLGVGYGAEYFFSNQFSVSADANLNSRFGDSATNLSTGARVSATFYF; encoded by the coding sequence ATGAATTTCTCAAAAGTTTGTACCATCCTATTTGGAATTATACTGGGCTTATCATTTTCGGCTCAGGCACAATCCATTCCCGAAACAGGGTCATTTGGAATTCGCGCTAACTTAACCGGACAGAATTCAATTGAAATGCCCTATATGCTCAATGAATCCCTTTCCCTGGCACCTTACATCGGATTCAGCACAACGCAGGATCAGTCAACTAATGTTTCGATTGGTATCCGGCCACGATACTATGCAAGTACCAGCAACGCATTAAGTACGTATTTTACCGGCACTTTAGGATTTACAAATACTTCTTTCAGTAATACAAATAACTCCGTAACCGACTTTAATCTTGGAGTGGGATATGGTGCCGAGTACTTCTTTTCAAATCAATTCAGCGTAAGTGCCGATGCCAACCTGAACAGCCGGTTTGGAGATAGCGCTACAAACCTTTCAACCGGAGCCAGAGTGTCAGCCACTTTCTATTTCTGA
- a CDS encoding alkaline phosphatase, translating to MKKFLFLSVLLIISTSCQNPDNSENTEVMPVATSDSETPELLPLVEGKTVKNIIFLIGDGTGLAQITSGQYALVGPDGLLHMQTMPVTGFVKTHSSDNLITDSASGATAYSCGLKTYNGAIAVNPDKQACKTILELAEEMGLSTGLIATSSITHATPASFASHVESRSMEEEIAVQLLSSGTEVMLGGGFEFFSSQYRSDSLDLISQAEEAGYQLLRNEEELDNSEAEMLLGLFANDGLERAEGEPSTAAMTSKALNILSRNEAGFFLMIEGSQIDWGGHGNDTDYVLNEVEDFDAAVKTALDFAREDGETLVVLTADHETGGMTLQRQRAEGDSLEIYWTTGYHTGTPVPLMAYGPQATEFMGWRDNTYVGKRMAELLKLGSLPQMK from the coding sequence ATGAAAAAGTTTTTATTTCTATCCGTACTGTTAATCATTTCAACTTCCTGCCAGAACCCGGATAATTCTGAGAACACCGAAGTCATGCCGGTTGCAACTTCAGACTCAGAAACACCGGAACTCTTACCGCTTGTAGAAGGAAAGACGGTTAAGAACATCATCTTTTTAATAGGAGACGGTACCGGATTGGCACAAATCACATCCGGGCAATATGCTTTGGTTGGCCCGGACGGCTTGCTGCACATGCAAACAATGCCGGTAACCGGGTTTGTGAAAACGCACTCTTCGGATAATCTAATTACCGATTCCGCTTCAGGGGCAACGGCCTATTCATGCGGACTGAAAACTTATAACGGAGCTATCGCCGTAAACCCGGATAAGCAAGCTTGTAAGACTATTTTAGAATTAGCTGAAGAGATGGGCTTGAGCACCGGATTAATAGCCACTTCCTCTATAACCCATGCTACGCCGGCCAGTTTTGCCTCTCATGTAGAAAGCCGGAGTATGGAGGAAGAAATAGCGGTTCAGTTGCTGAGTTCCGGAACTGAAGTTATGCTGGGCGGAGGGTTCGAATTCTTTTCCTCACAATACCGCAGCGACTCCTTAGACCTGATCTCACAAGCAGAGGAAGCTGGGTATCAGTTACTTCGCAATGAAGAAGAGCTTGATAACAGTGAAGCTGAAATGCTTTTGGGTTTATTTGCAAATGATGGCCTTGAAAGAGCAGAAGGAGAGCCATCGACAGCAGCTATGACCTCAAAAGCTCTGAATATATTAAGCCGTAATGAAGCCGGTTTTTTCCTCATGATTGAAGGAAGTCAGATTGATTGGGGCGGTCATGGAAACGACACCGATTATGTACTCAATGAAGTGGAAGATTTTGATGCAGCTGTAAAAACAGCCCTCGACTTTGCACGTGAGGATGGAGAGACGTTAGTTGTATTGACTGCTGATCACGAAACCGGCGGGATGACATTACAGCGGCAGCGTGCTGAAGGAGATTCTTTAGAGATTTACTGGACTACCGGCTATCACACCGGAACACCCGTTCCACTGATGGCTTATGGTCCGCAGGCTACCGAGTTTATGGGATGGAGAGACAATACCTATGTGGGTAAAAGAATGGCCGAATTGCTGAAGCTCGGTTCTCTCCCTCAAATGAAGTAA
- a CDS encoding histidine kinase dimerization/phosphoacceptor domain -containing protein, translating into MVSTSYSRQILDNIPNSVFVVNVHDTGLFSIKDVNKAQLAFINKERDEIVGKYTHEIFPAEVANHLKNVYQRCVNEGERISYEEKINLPDKGERYYLTTLTPLKDEDGAVTSLVGTSIDITEQKLTEQSLRKSEEQYRGFVQNSTEGIYLFEFRDPIDTTLPPLEQIPLFFKKGYMAACNEVMAEMYGYNDSNIIIGKNLEFFFGNEKSDHIIEYFKGIIEANYKIKDALSIELDKDGNPKYFLNSITGIIKDGYLTRVWGTQKDVTTEKAAEKQLQESLAEKNTLLSEIHHRVKNNLAVVSGMMQLQAYEAENDSLKEKLYDSVVRIKTMATVHELLYQSQSFSKLEFSDTLTRLVENISETLQTRTNVEVDIDCELIHLNINQAIPASLIVNEVLTNTYKHAFPNKEEGKINFTLSEKDKLIRIEITDNGIGFPSEKNTEQGSLGVHLIDVLSQQIEANYEYTNNKDGKGTYFSMSFKRTDSSEIADHQLS; encoded by the coding sequence ATGGTTTCAACCTCATACAGTCGTCAGATACTGGATAACATCCCCAACAGTGTTTTTGTTGTCAATGTACACGACACCGGATTATTCAGCATCAAAGATGTAAACAAAGCTCAACTGGCCTTTATCAATAAAGAGAGAGATGAAATTGTAGGCAAATACACCCATGAGATATTCCCGGCTGAAGTCGCAAATCACCTTAAGAACGTGTACCAACGATGCGTGAACGAAGGTGAAAGAATCTCTTACGAAGAGAAGATAAACTTGCCGGATAAAGGTGAACGATATTATTTGACCACACTGACTCCACTGAAAGATGAGGACGGTGCCGTAACAAGTCTTGTGGGCACATCCATAGATATTACCGAACAAAAGCTTACTGAACAGTCGTTACGAAAAAGCGAGGAACAATATCGTGGCTTTGTACAAAACAGTACGGAGGGCATTTATTTGTTCGAGTTTAGAGATCCTATTGATACTACCCTGCCTCCTCTTGAGCAGATACCACTATTCTTCAAAAAAGGTTATATGGCAGCTTGTAACGAAGTAATGGCAGAAATGTACGGATATAATGATAGCAATATAATCATCGGTAAAAATCTTGAGTTCTTTTTTGGCAATGAAAAGAGCGACCACATTATTGAGTATTTTAAAGGAATAATTGAAGCAAATTATAAAATCAAAGATGCCCTGAGTATTGAGTTAGATAAGGATGGTAACCCTAAATACTTTCTAAACAGTATTACCGGAATTATAAAGGATGGTTATCTGACACGCGTGTGGGGAACCCAGAAAGATGTAACAACAGAAAAGGCGGCTGAAAAACAGCTGCAGGAGTCATTGGCAGAGAAAAATACGTTGCTCTCTGAAATTCATCACCGGGTGAAAAACAATCTCGCTGTTGTTTCCGGAATGATGCAGCTACAGGCTTACGAAGCTGAAAATGATAGCCTGAAGGAGAAATTGTACGACAGCGTAGTTCGGATAAAAACCATGGCAACGGTTCATGAATTGTTGTACCAGTCGCAGAGCTTTTCAAAGCTGGAGTTTTCGGATACGCTGACCAGACTTGTAGAGAACATTTCAGAAACCCTGCAAACAAGAACGAATGTAGAGGTTGATATCGATTGTGAACTCATTCACCTGAACATTAATCAGGCTATTCCCGCCTCTCTCATTGTAAATGAGGTATTGACGAATACTTACAAACACGCTTTCCCAAACAAAGAAGAAGGTAAAATCAATTTTACCCTATCAGAAAAGGATAAACTTATCCGGATTGAAATAACTGACAATGGCATTGGCTTCCCTTCCGAAAAGAATACAGAACAGGGCTCTTTGGGTGTACACTTGATCGATGTGCTCAGCCAGCAAATTGAAGCCAACTACGAATACACCAACAATAAAGATGGAAAAGGAACCTACTTCTCCATGTCATTTAAACGAACTGACTCATCAGAAATAGCTGATCACCAGCTTTCGTAG
- a CDS encoding PAS domain S-box protein, producing the protein MIEKEKNVEIFRALPVPTALINIDDPAFTIVAVNDAFKKVSSRQGKDIVGKSFSDAYQNSCENHKFSDFQVVLSSFRKALETEQIHKIPKIRYDITTDKGKPQLTYWEFTVAPYYNNEDCLAYLLCTASDITENVLIEEQKDIILNHTEGSFILTNENLEILLCNDQFVQNYKEIFGIEVQKGISILEYALPERRKEIEKIYEHVLSGETIEIELPVPIPGGDYRYFNVLYKPAKRSNGDIFGAFISLREITSEKEAKQSLEEKEARFRSLVEQGGDVVVILDSKGDPKYITPSVEPVFGYKPEEAQNLNVTDVTHPEDFHLVEKALREAMENPGKDVKVPPVRMQQRDRTWRWYETSITDLRHEPSVAGIVDNIRDVHEQVLTEKLLERSKEKYESLVRSVEGVIWEAKADTYEFTYISPQSEYLFGYSAEEWINNSDFWENNIHPEDRQESVAYCQNQTKKGLNHDFEYRFKKASGEYIWVRDVVTVITKNGKPDLLRGLMIDINEQKRLINLMEETYQIAKIGNWELDLKQEKLFWSPFIKELHDVPPDYEPDLNTAIEFYEKGKSRKEIEKAVENAIEHNESFDVELTIITAKGNKKWIRAVGTPEQANGECIRIFGSTQDITDRKIAEEKLKKAEQKYRNVVEHSTNMFYTHGVDGVLNYVSPQSNYFLGYEPEEAKKRWTEFITDHPINQKGVAITQKAIETGETQPPYELQLRTGKDEIIWVEVNEAPLVVNGETVSIVGSLTDITERKKYEEKLQNSLERYHYVSKATRDAIYDWDAEKNTIHWGDGLYSLFGYKPSDIDASVNRWIDLIHPDDVEEVREALKFTLKDASMNHWAYEYRLKKANGDYAHVRENGYIKRNEDGWATRMIGAIQDITEEVFSKQEIQASLSEKETLLSEIHHRVKNNLAVVSGMIQLQAYDTENADLQAKLFDSVVRIKTMATVHELLYQSQSFSKLEFSDTLQKLVENISDTLRSNTYIDTTIDCEPIKLNINQAIPASLIVNEVITNIYKHAFKGREKGNVAFKLDKKNELINIQIKDDGVGFPEGFDVDVNTSLGFHLIRVLSDQIDATYKYENGTSGTLFELSFRKHNNKGIGNRHLK; encoded by the coding sequence ATGATAGAAAAAGAAAAAAACGTTGAGATCTTTAGGGCACTGCCTGTTCCCACGGCCCTTATAAACATTGATGATCCGGCTTTTACCATTGTGGCTGTAAACGATGCCTTTAAAAAAGTTTCGAGCCGGCAAGGGAAAGATATCGTTGGAAAATCTTTTTCTGATGCTTATCAAAATAGTTGTGAGAATCATAAGTTTTCCGATTTTCAAGTGGTCTTGTCATCATTTCGAAAAGCCCTTGAAACTGAACAAATACATAAAATCCCAAAAATCCGGTACGATATTACCACTGATAAGGGTAAGCCTCAGCTTACATACTGGGAATTTACTGTAGCTCCCTATTATAATAACGAAGATTGTTTAGCCTACCTGCTTTGTACAGCCTCTGACATTACCGAGAATGTGTTAATTGAGGAACAGAAAGATATCATCCTTAATCACACCGAAGGAAGCTTTATTTTAACCAATGAGAATTTAGAAATACTGCTATGTAATGATCAGTTTGTGCAAAATTATAAAGAAATTTTCGGTATAGAGGTTCAAAAAGGGATTTCAATACTTGAATACGCGCTACCTGAAAGAAGAAAAGAGATTGAAAAGATATATGAACATGTGCTTAGTGGAGAAACCATTGAAATAGAACTCCCTGTTCCAATTCCGGGCGGTGATTACAGGTATTTCAATGTTTTATACAAACCAGCAAAACGTTCCAATGGTGACATTTTTGGGGCATTTATATCACTGCGAGAAATTACTTCTGAAAAAGAGGCCAAACAGAGTTTAGAAGAAAAGGAAGCTCGTTTTCGATCCCTTGTTGAACAAGGAGGTGATGTTGTAGTTATCCTTGACAGTAAAGGAGACCCTAAATATATAACCCCTTCTGTAGAACCCGTTTTTGGCTACAAGCCGGAAGAGGCGCAAAATTTAAATGTAACCGATGTTACCCATCCTGAAGATTTTCATCTGGTTGAAAAGGCTCTCCGGGAAGCAATGGAAAACCCCGGAAAGGATGTGAAAGTGCCCCCTGTTCGGATGCAGCAAAGAGACCGAACATGGAGGTGGTACGAAACGTCTATTACCGACTTGAGACATGAACCCTCAGTTGCCGGAATTGTCGATAATATCAGAGACGTTCATGAGCAGGTATTGACAGAAAAACTACTCGAACGATCCAAAGAGAAGTATGAATCGCTGGTGAGAAGTGTTGAAGGTGTTATTTGGGAAGCTAAAGCCGACACCTATGAGTTTACCTACATCAGTCCGCAGTCGGAATATTTGTTTGGATATAGTGCTGAAGAGTGGATCAATAATTCTGATTTCTGGGAGAATAATATTCACCCCGAAGATCGCCAGGAATCCGTAGCATACTGCCAGAACCAGACAAAAAAAGGACTCAATCACGACTTTGAATACCGGTTTAAAAAAGCCTCGGGGGAATATATATGGGTTCGGGATGTAGTTACTGTAATCACCAAAAACGGTAAGCCGGATTTACTGCGGGGACTAATGATCGATATTAATGAGCAAAAAAGGCTCATCAATCTGATGGAGGAAACTTATCAGATTGCCAAAATCGGAAATTGGGAGCTTGATCTTAAGCAGGAAAAATTGTTTTGGTCTCCGTTTATCAAAGAACTTCACGATGTACCGCCAGACTATGAACCGGACCTGAACACTGCGATTGAGTTTTATGAGAAAGGCAAAAGCAGGAAGGAAATTGAAAAAGCAGTAGAAAATGCCATCGAACATAATGAATCCTTCGATGTTGAACTGACCATAATTACAGCCAAGGGAAATAAAAAGTGGATCCGTGCTGTAGGAACTCCTGAACAAGCCAATGGCGAATGTATCCGGATTTTTGGGAGTACCCAGGACATCACAGACCGGAAAATAGCCGAGGAAAAACTTAAGAAAGCAGAACAAAAATACCGAAATGTTGTTGAGCACAGCACCAATATGTTTTACACCCATGGTGTTGATGGAGTTCTGAACTACGTGAGTCCTCAATCGAACTACTTTCTGGGGTATGAACCGGAAGAAGCCAAAAAACGATGGACGGAATTCATTACCGATCACCCCATCAATCAAAAAGGAGTGGCAATAACACAGAAAGCAATTGAAACAGGTGAAACCCAACCGCCTTATGAGCTTCAGTTACGAACAGGTAAAGACGAGATTATTTGGGTTGAAGTAAACGAAGCTCCCCTGGTAGTTAATGGTGAAACGGTTTCTATTGTTGGCTCTCTTACAGATATTACCGAACGTAAAAAGTATGAGGAAAAACTCCAGAATAGCCTGGAGCGCTACCACTATGTTTCCAAAGCCACTCGTGATGCCATTTATGACTGGGATGCTGAAAAAAATACCATCCACTGGGGAGATGGCTTGTACTCGCTGTTTGGGTACAAACCTTCGGATATCGATGCCTCTGTTAACCGATGGATCGACCTGATTCACCCCGACGATGTAGAAGAAGTTCGGGAGGCTTTAAAGTTTACCCTTAAGGATGCTTCAATGAATCATTGGGCGTATGAGTATCGGCTGAAGAAAGCGAATGGAGACTATGCGCATGTGAGGGAAAACGGATACATCAAAAGAAATGAAGACGGATGGGCTACCCGGATGATTGGGGCTATTCAGGACATTACCGAAGAAGTCTTCTCAAAACAAGAAATTCAGGCCTCCCTATCTGAAAAAGAAACACTGCTTTCAGAAATCCATCACCGCGTAAAAAATAATCTGGCCGTTGTTTCCGGGATGATTCAACTGCAGGCCTATGATACCGAAAACGCTGATTTACAAGCTAAACTGTTTGACAGCGTGGTTCGCATCAAAACCATGGCCACAGTACATGAACTGCTGTACCAGTCTCAAAGCTTTTCAAAGCTTGAATTCTCTGATACCCTCCAAAAACTTGTGGAGAATATATCCGACACCCTGCGTTCCAACACCTATATAGATACAACCATTGACTGTGAACCAATTAAATTAAACATAAATCAGGCCATACCCGCTTCATTGATCGTAAATGAAGTGATCACAAATATTTATAAACACGCTTTTAAAGGACGTGAAAAAGGGAATGTGGCGTTCAAGCTGGATAAAAAGAACGAGCTTATAAATATTCAGATAAAAGATGACGGTGTAGGATTTCCCGAAGGTTTTGACGTAGATGTAAACACCTCTTTAGGCTTTCATTTAATTCGGGTTTTAAGTGATCAAATCGATGCCACGTACAAGTATGAGAATGGAACTTCAGGAACTCTTTTTGAATTATCATTCCGAAAACATAACAACAAAGGCATAGGAAACAGGCATCTTAAATAA